In Firmicutes bacterium ASF500, a single genomic region encodes these proteins:
- the accB_1 gene encoding Biotin carboxyl carrier protein of acetyl-CoA carboxylase, protein MNYNVTVNGKVYSVSVERTGAAAPAVAAPAPVAAAPVAAPVAAPAAAPAPAPAAAPAAAPAAGETAVKSPMPGNIFKVECSVGQSVNAGDVLVVLEAMKMEIEVSAPVAGTVKAVSAAVGTAVNTDDLLVTLG, encoded by the coding sequence ATGAATTACAACGTGACCGTCAACGGCAAGGTCTACAGCGTCTCCGTTGAGAGGACCGGCGCCGCTGCCCCCGCCGTCGCTGCTCCCGCGCCCGTGGCCGCCGCTCCTGTGGCTGCCCCCGTGGCCGCTCCCGCCGCCGCTCCTGCTCCCGCGCCCGCAGCGGCTCCTGCCGCTGCCCCCGCCGCCGGTGAGACCGCCGTGAAGAGCCCCATGCCCGGCAACATTTTCAAGGTGGAGTGCTCCGTGGGACAGTCCGTCAACGCCGGCGACGTGCTGGTGGTGCTGGAGGCCATGAAGATGGAGATCGAGGTATCCGCCCCCGTGGCCGGCACCGTCAAGGCTGTGTCCGCCGCTGTGGGCACCGCTGTCAACACCGACGACCTGCTGGTTACCCTGGGCTGA